The Oscillospiraceae bacterium genome contains a region encoding:
- a CDS encoding oxidoreductase: protein MYEAIFRPIELGSLTLKNRIIFAPTSMGLRGKAYERRLRGIAAGGCAMIVIGDVPVGRGGPFSLYSKKGAAHYKRLCELVHAEGCLICAQLHQSDSDFKAMLRYLPGILSGRISKEQLRPLLNRQAEKLVTGMPAEQAGAIAASFGRAAQLAQQAGFDMIQVHGDRMCGSFSSALFNHRTDAYGGSAAGRARFAAEAVAAVRRAAPGMPIDYKLAVRQEAPHYGNAGVLLEELPVFVPLLERAGATSFHVTLADHADLSDPIPAADHPYFGGEGCFLRYCDLVRSCTELPICGVGGLTSPDFVEGQLASGRIDCAAMSRQLIADPAWPEKVRRGEAGTIRRCVRCNIACLGGMQRHEGVHCIYDRKEALK, encoded by the coding sequence GTGTACGAGGCGATTTTCCGGCCGATTGAGCTGGGCAGCCTTACCCTGAAAAACCGCATTATCTTTGCGCCCACCAGCATGGGGCTGCGGGGCAAGGCGTATGAGCGCAGGCTGCGGGGGATTGCCGCGGGCGGCTGCGCTATGATCGTGATCGGGGACGTTCCGGTAGGGCGCGGCGGGCCGTTTTCTTTATACAGTAAAAAAGGGGCCGCCCATTACAAAAGGCTCTGTGAGCTGGTGCACGCAGAGGGCTGCCTGATCTGCGCACAGCTCCATCAGTCGGACAGCGATTTCAAAGCCATGCTGCGGTATCTGCCGGGCATTTTGAGCGGCCGAATTTCCAAAGAGCAGCTGCGGCCGCTGCTGAACCGGCAGGCGGAAAAGCTGGTGACCGGGATGCCCGCCGAACAAGCGGGGGCCATTGCGGCCTCGTTCGGAAGGGCCGCACAGCTGGCACAACAGGCGGGGTTCGATATGATCCAGGTGCACGGCGACCGGATGTGCGGCAGCTTTTCCTCGGCGCTGTTCAACCACCGCACCGACGCCTACGGAGGCAGCGCGGCGGGGCGGGCGCGCTTTGCGGCCGAGGCGGTGGCCGCGGTGCGCCGCGCTGCGCCGGGCATGCCCATTGATTATAAACTGGCAGTGCGCCAGGAGGCCCCTCACTACGGCAATGCGGGCGTGCTGCTGGAGGAGCTGCCGGTTTTCGTGCCGCTGCTGGAGCGGGCAGGGGCGACCAGCTTTCACGTGACCCTGGCCGACCACGCGGATCTGAGCGACCCCATCCCGGCGGCCGATCACCCGTATTTCGGCGGGGAGGGGTGCTTTTTGCGGTACTGCGACCTGGTGCGAAGCTGCACGGAACTGCCGATCTGCGGGGTGGGCGGGCTTACCTCGCCGGATTTTGTGGAAGGGCAGCTGGCCAGCGGGCGCATCGATTGCGCGGCGATGAGCCGGCAGCTCATCGCCGACCCTGCCTGGCCCGAAAAGGTGCGCAGAGGGGAGGCAGGGACCATCCGCCGCTGTGTGCGCTGCAACATTGCCTGCCTGGGCGGGATGCAGCGGCACGAGGGCGTGCATTGCATCTATGACAGAAAGGAAGCTTTGAAATGA
- the yurN_4 gene encoding putative ABC transporter permease protein YurN — protein sequence MNSSMVYKNKKPLLLFLTPAFIFMILYLYYPFLRNIYNSFMKIRGLGTGAKGVNEPFYENYVKLFTDSSMRTAVGNTFIMMGVTIVFQVGIALLLALLVDNISKGQQFFRTVYFFPIVISATALGLMFNLVFLYDTGMLNQLRLSLGASELVDFKDEVHALFTLMVPVVWQYIGFYFVIIVTGLNNISADLYEAAAIDGASGIQRVWHITVPLLHNVLCTCLTLAITGALKVFDLPWVMFPNGMPVETTWLTGTYMYFQTFNAKDVDYASAIAIAIVVLGVVISQLANAIFKEKDY from the coding sequence ATGAATTCTTCCATGGTTTATAAAAACAAAAAACCATTGCTCCTGTTTCTCACTCCGGCTTTTATCTTTATGATCCTGTATCTGTATTACCCTTTTCTGCGCAACATCTATAACAGCTTCATGAAGATCCGGGGCCTCGGCACCGGGGCCAAGGGTGTGAACGAGCCGTTCTACGAGAACTATGTAAAGCTTTTTACCGACAGCAGCATGCGCACTGCGGTGGGCAATACCTTTATTATGATGGGCGTGACCATCGTGTTCCAGGTGGGCATCGCCCTGCTGCTGGCGCTGCTGGTGGACAATATCTCCAAGGGCCAGCAGTTCTTCCGCACCGTGTACTTTTTCCCCATCGTGATCTCGGCCACCGCGCTGGGCCTTATGTTCAACCTGGTGTTTTTATACGACACCGGCATGCTCAACCAGCTGCGCCTTTCGCTGGGCGCCAGCGAGCTGGTGGACTTCAAGGATGAGGTCCACGCCCTGTTTACCCTGATGGTGCCGGTGGTGTGGCAGTACATAGGCTTCTATTTTGTGATTATCGTGACCGGCCTGAACAATATCTCGGCCGACCTGTACGAGGCCGCCGCCATTGACGGAGCCTCCGGCATTCAGCGGGTGTGGCACATCACCGTGCCGCTTTTGCACAACGTGCTGTGCACCTGCCTTACCCTGGCGATCACCGGCGCGCTGAAGGTGTTCGACCTGCCCTGGGTCATGTTCCCCAACGGCATGCCTGTTGAAACAACCTGGCTCACCGGCACGTATATGTATTTCCAGACCTTTAACGCCAAGGATGTGGACTATGCCAGCGCCATCGCCATTGCCATTGTGGTGCTGGGCGTGGTAATCAGCCAGCTGGCCAACGCCATCTTCAAAGAGAAAGATTATTAA
- a CDS encoding phosphoglucomutase/phosphomannomutase yields the protein MIKFGTGGWRAVIGDEFTRENVQLLAAALAYKMKEDGVADKGFVIGYDRRFLSQEAAGWAAEAFAGAGVHTSIIHRDSPTPLVMFTVAGKGFPYGMAVTASHNPAIYNGIKVFMEGGRDADEVFTSELEGYIRMAESRERPIVELPEALAQGLVEYIDPMNEYIDNIMEAVDMKAIREAGLHIALDPMYGVSQTALQTILLTARCGVEVIHERRDALFGGRLPAPSEKTLAGLINFVIEHHCDLGIATDGDADRLGVIDDTGEFLHPNKILVLLYYYLLKYKGWKGSAVRNIATTHLLDRIAASFGEQCYEVPVGFKYVSGKMLETGAIIGGESSGGLTVRGHIQGKDGIYAGSLLVEMVAKTGRSLSQLWQEIEQQYGRCEMAERDYRFSQAKKAEIYTQLLEDKLLPTFVHEVERVSYQDGCKVYFANGGWIIARFSGTEPLLRIFCEMPTMREADAEADCMQQFLGL from the coding sequence ATGATCAAGTTCGGTACCGGCGGCTGGCGCGCCGTCATAGGAGATGAGTTCACCCGGGAGAACGTGCAGCTTTTGGCGGCGGCCCTGGCTTACAAAATGAAGGAGGACGGCGTGGCCGACAAGGGCTTTGTGATCGGCTATGACCGGCGCTTTTTGAGCCAAGAGGCCGCCGGCTGGGCGGCCGAGGCCTTTGCGGGGGCGGGGGTACACACCTCGATCATCCACCGCGACAGCCCCACCCCCCTGGTCATGTTCACCGTGGCGGGCAAGGGCTTCCCCTACGGTATGGCGGTGACCGCCAGCCACAACCCGGCCATTTACAACGGCATCAAGGTGTTCATGGAGGGCGGCCGCGACGCGGACGAGGTGTTTACCAGCGAGCTGGAGGGTTACATCCGCATGGCCGAAAGCCGTGAGCGCCCCATTGTGGAGCTGCCCGAGGCGCTGGCCCAGGGGCTGGTGGAGTACATCGACCCCATGAACGAATACATCGACAACATTATGGAAGCGGTGGACATGAAGGCCATCCGCGAGGCGGGGCTGCACATTGCCCTGGACCCCATGTATGGCGTGTCGCAGACGGCGCTGCAGACCATCCTGCTGACCGCACGGTGCGGGGTGGAGGTCATTCACGAGCGGCGGGACGCGCTGTTCGGAGGGCGCCTGCCCGCCCCCAGCGAAAAGACCCTGGCGGGCCTGATCAACTTTGTGATCGAGCATCACTGTGACCTGGGTATCGCCACCGACGGCGACGCGGACCGGCTGGGCGTGATCGACGACACGGGTGAGTTTTTACACCCCAACAAGATCCTGGTGCTGCTGTATTACTACCTGCTGAAATACAAGGGCTGGAAGGGCAGCGCGGTGCGCAACATCGCCACCACCCATCTATTAGACCGCATCGCCGCCTCCTTTGGCGAGCAGTGCTACGAGGTACCGGTGGGCTTTAAATATGTGTCCGGCAAAATGCTGGAGACCGGGGCCATCATTGGCGGCGAGAGCAGCGGCGGCCTGACCGTGCGGGGGCACATCCAGGGCAAGGACGGCATTTATGCCGGCAGCCTGCTGGTGGAAATGGTGGCCAAAACCGGCCGCAGCCTGAGCCAGCTGTGGCAGGAGATCGAGCAGCAGTACGGCCGCTGTGAGATGGCCGAGCGGGACTACCGCTTCAGCCAGGCCAAAAAGGCCGAGATCTACACCCAGCTGCTGGAGGATAAGCTGCTGCCCACCTTTGTCCATGAGGTGGAACGGGTGAGCTATCAGGACGGCTGCAAGGTCTATTTTGCGAACGGCGGGTGGATCATCGCACGGTTTTCGGGCACCGAGCCTTTGCTGCGCATCTTCTGCGAGATGCCCACCATGCGGGAGGCCGACGCAGAGGCCGACTGCATGCAGCAGTTCCTGGGCCTGTGA
- a CDS encoding sugar ABC transporter permease yields the protein MIEKKGFSISKIVIYLVLSLWAVTTVYPFLWVILNSFKDRTQIVANSFVLPLGELFTTKNYSRAFTRFNIWGAYGNSIIISGLVTVFVVIFAGLAAYGLARYHFKGRKALQSLVIASMMFPAFATIIPVFQMENSWGITNTSSVWLSRLSVILPQIAGNLSFAIVVLMGYIRGLPIDLEEAAFIEGCTPVRIFTKVIVPITKPSFVTVAIFSFLWSYNDLFTQMFFLRLEDQWPVTRLLREISSRESTDYGLMAASVTLIVVPIIVIYVVLQKQIIKGLTAGAIKG from the coding sequence TTGATCGAGAAAAAAGGCTTTTCCATCAGCAAGATCGTGATCTACCTTGTGCTTTCCCTGTGGGCGGTGACCACTGTTTATCCCTTCCTGTGGGTGATCCTGAACTCGTTTAAGGACCGCACCCAGATCGTGGCGAACTCGTTTGTGCTGCCCCTGGGGGAATTGTTCACCACGAAAAACTACAGCAGGGCGTTCACCCGGTTCAACATTTGGGGCGCTTACGGCAACAGTATCATTATCTCGGGCCTGGTGACGGTGTTCGTGGTCATTTTTGCGGGCCTGGCGGCCTATGGTCTGGCGCGTTACCATTTTAAGGGCCGCAAGGCCCTGCAGAGCCTGGTGATCGCCAGCATGATGTTTCCGGCTTTTGCCACCATCATTCCCGTGTTCCAGATGGAGAACAGCTGGGGCATCACCAACACTTCCAGCGTGTGGCTGAGCCGCCTGTCCGTCATTCTGCCGCAGATCGCGGGCAACCTGTCGTTTGCGATCGTGGTGCTGATGGGCTACATCCGCGGCCTGCCCATCGACCTGGAGGAGGCGGCTTTTATTGAGGGCTGCACCCCGGTGCGCATCTTCACCAAGGTGATCGTGCCCATCACCAAGCCCAGCTTTGTGACCGTGGCCATCTTCAGCTTTTTGTGGAGCTACAACGATCTGTTCACCCAGATGTTCTTTTTGCGCCTGGAGGATCAATGGCCCGTCACCCGCCTGCTGCGCGAGATATCCTCCCGCGAGAGCACGGACTACGGCCTCATGGCGGCGTCCGTAACGCTGATTGTGGTGCCCATCATCGTGATCTACGTGGTGCTGCAAAAGCAGATCATCAAGGGGCTCACGGCGGGCGCCATCAAGGGCTGA